One segment of Bacteroides caecimuris DNA contains the following:
- the rplS gene encoding 50S ribosomal protein L19 has product MDLIKIAEEAFATGKQHPSFKAGDTVTVAYRIIEGNKERVQLYRGVVIKIAGHGDKKRFTVRKMSGTIGVERIFPIESPAIDSIEVNKVGKVRRAKLYYLRALTGKKARIKEKRVNG; this is encoded by the coding sequence ATGGATTTAATTAAAATTGCAGAAGAAGCATTTGCTACCGGAAAACAGCATCCGAGCTTCAAAGCAGGAGACACTGTAACAGTGGCATATCGTATTATCGAGGGTAACAAAGAACGTGTACAGTTGTACCGTGGTGTTGTTATCAAAATCGCCGGTCACGGAGACAAGAAACGTTTTACTGTACGTAAAATGTCAGGAACTATAGGCGTAGAAAGAATTTTCCCAATCGAATCACCGGCTATTGATAGCATCGAAGTGAATAAGGTAGGTAAAGTTCGTCGCGCTAAATTGTACTACCTGCGTGCTCTTACTGGTAAGAAAGCTAGAATCAAAGAAAAAAGAGTTAACGGCTAA
- a CDS encoding ROK family protein has product MNSNMEKPYVVGIDIGGTNTVFGIVDARGTIIASSSIKTSGYPTVEEYADEVCKNLLPLIIANGGVDKIRGIGIGAPNGNYYTGTIEFAPNLPWKGILPLAAMFEERLGIPTALTNDANAAAIGEMTYGAARGMKDFIMITLGTGVGSGIVINGQMVYGHDGFAGELGHVIARRDGRICGCGRKGCLETYCSATGVARTAREFLAARTDASLLRNIPAENITSKDVYDAAVQGDKLAQEIFEFTGNILGEALADAIAFSSPEAIVLFGGLAKSGDYIMKPIQKSIDDNVLNIYKGKTKLLVSELKDSDAAVLGASALAWELKDLKE; this is encoded by the coding sequence ATGAATTCAAACATGGAAAAGCCCTACGTAGTAGGTATTGACATAGGCGGAACGAATACCGTCTTTGGAATTGTAGACGCACGCGGAACTATTATTGCCAGCAGTTCAATCAAAACATCTGGTTATCCTACAGTAGAAGAATACGCTGATGAAGTGTGTAAAAACCTGCTTCCATTGATTATTGCTAATGGTGGCGTTGATAAAATCAGAGGTATCGGTATCGGTGCTCCGAATGGTAACTATTACACGGGAACAATTGAATTTGCTCCGAACTTGCCTTGGAAAGGAATTCTTCCGTTGGCTGCCATGTTTGAAGAAAGACTGGGTATCCCCACTGCTTTGACAAACGATGCAAATGCTGCCGCTATCGGTGAAATGACTTATGGCGCTGCCCGTGGTATGAAAGACTTTATCATGATCACACTGGGTACCGGTGTGGGTAGTGGTATTGTTATCAACGGTCAGATGGTGTATGGACATGACGGTTTTGCAGGTGAATTAGGTCACGTGATCGCTCGTCGCGACGGTCGTATCTGCGGTTGTGGCCGTAAGGGATGTCTGGAAACTTACTGTTCGGCTACCGGTGTGGCTCGCACAGCTCGCGAATTCCTTGCCGCTCGTACGGATGCCAGCTTGCTTCGTAACATTCCTGCAGAAAACATTACTTCAAAAGATGTATATGACGCAGCTGTACAAGGGGATAAACTGGCACAGGAAATCTTCGAATTTACAGGTAATATCTTGGGTGAAGCTTTGGCGGATGCTATTGCATTCTCCAGCCCTGAAGCCATTGTATTGTTCGGTGGGTTGGCTAAATCGGGGGATTATATCATGAAACCGATTCAGAAGTCAATTGACGACAATGTGTTGAATATCTATAAAGGCAAGACGAAATTGCTCGTTTCCGAGCTGAAAGACTCCGATGCTGCTGTATTGGGTGCCAGTGCATTGGCTTGGGAACTGAAAGATTTGAAGGAATAA
- a CDS encoding ABC transporter ATP-binding protein — MILLTNVNKTYNNGAPLHVLKGINLNIEQGEFVSIMGASGSGKSTLLNILGILDNYDTGEYYLNNVLIKNLSETKAAEYRNRMIGFIFQSFNLISFKDAVENVALPLFYQGISRKKRNALALEYLDRLGLKDWAHHMPNEMSGGQKQRVAIARALITQPQIILADEPTGALDSKTSVEVMQILKDLHKLGMTIVVVTHESGVANQTDKIIHIKDGVIERIEDNIDHDASPFGKNGFMK, encoded by the coding sequence GTGATACTACTAACAAATGTCAACAAGACCTACAACAACGGAGCGCCTCTCCATGTGCTTAAAGGTATCAATCTCAATATCGAACAGGGAGAATTTGTTTCCATCATGGGAGCATCCGGGTCTGGGAAATCAACTTTACTCAATATATTGGGAATTCTCGACAACTACGACACCGGAGAGTATTATCTGAATAACGTACTCATCAAAAACTTAAGCGAAACCAAAGCTGCCGAATACCGGAACCGCATGATCGGATTTATCTTCCAGTCATTCAACCTGATTTCTTTTAAAGATGCCGTAGAGAATGTAGCACTTCCTTTATTTTATCAAGGGATAAGCCGCAAGAAGCGAAATGCACTTGCCTTGGAATATCTCGACCGTCTGGGTTTAAAAGACTGGGCACATCACATGCCCAACGAAATGAGTGGCGGTCAGAAACAACGTGTGGCAATCGCACGGGCTTTAATCACCCAACCGCAAATCATTCTGGCAGATGAGCCTACGGGAGCTTTGGACAGTAAAACTTCCGTGGAAGTGATGCAAATTCTGAAAGATCTTCATAAACTGGGAATGACGATTGTAGTTGTCACCCACGAAAGCGGAGTTGCCAATCAGACAGACAAGATTATACATATCAAAGACGGAGTCATCGAACGTATTGAAGATAATATCGACCACGATGCCTCTCCGTTCGGCAAAAACGGTTTCATGAAATAA
- a CDS encoding ABC transporter permease, translating into MIDIWQEIYSTIKRNKLRTFLTGFAVAWGIFMLIVLLGAGNGLIHAFEQSASERAMNSIKIFPGWTSKSYDGLKEGRQVQLDNKDVDATGHYFPDHVIKAGATVWQGSINLSFGQEYVSLNLSGVYPNHTEVEVVKLFKGRFINEIDIKERRKVMVLHKKTAEILFDKTHTEPIGQFVNAGNVVYQVVGLYNDKGDSGDSDAYIPFTTLQTIYNKGDKLNNLVMTTKNLETIETNEAFEAHYRKVLGANHRFDPTDHSAIWIWNRFTNYLQQQQGSNMLRIAIWVIGIFTLLSGIVGVSNIMLITVKERTREFGIRKALGAKPLSILWLIIVESVTITTIFGYIGMVAGIGVTEWMNNAFGNQTMDTGMWTETVFLNPTVDIRIAIQATLTLIIAGTLAGLFPARKAVSIRPIEALRAD; encoded by the coding sequence ATGATTGATATTTGGCAAGAAATATACAGTACCATCAAGCGTAACAAGCTAAGGACTTTTCTTACAGGATTTGCTGTGGCATGGGGTATCTTTATGCTGATCGTCCTGTTAGGCGCTGGAAACGGATTGATCCATGCATTCGAGCAATCGGCTTCCGAACGTGCCATGAACTCCATCAAGATTTTTCCGGGATGGACCAGCAAATCATACGATGGACTGAAAGAAGGAAGACAAGTGCAACTGGATAATAAAGACGTGGATGCTACCGGCCATTATTTTCCGGACCATGTCATTAAAGCCGGAGCAACCGTGTGGCAAGGAAGCATTAACTTAAGTTTCGGACAAGAATACGTCAGTTTGAATCTTTCCGGTGTATATCCCAACCATACGGAAGTAGAAGTGGTGAAACTCTTCAAAGGACGTTTCATCAATGAAATTGATATTAAAGAGCGCCGGAAAGTAATGGTGCTCCATAAAAAGACAGCAGAGATTCTTTTCGATAAAACGCATACCGAGCCTATCGGGCAGTTTGTCAATGCCGGTAATGTGGTTTATCAGGTAGTAGGGCTGTATAATGATAAAGGAGACAGCGGAGACAGCGATGCTTACATCCCCTTCACCACCCTGCAAACGATTTACAACAAAGGAGACAAGCTGAATAACCTTGTCATGACTACCAAGAACCTGGAAACGATAGAAACGAATGAAGCATTTGAAGCTCATTACCGCAAGGTGCTGGGGGCCAATCATCGCTTTGACCCGACAGACCATAGTGCTATCTGGATTTGGAACCGGTTTACCAACTACTTGCAACAGCAGCAAGGCTCGAACATGCTACGCATCGCTATCTGGGTGATCGGTATCTTTACGCTGTTAAGCGGGATTGTAGGAGTGTCCAACATCATGCTGATTACCGTAAAAGAACGTACCCGTGAATTCGGTATCCGCAAAGCTCTGGGTGCCAAGCCGCTTTCTATCCTCTGGCTGATTATCGTAGAGAGTGTCACCATTACCACGATATTCGGATATATAGGTATGGTGGCGGGCATCGGAGTGACCGAATGGATGAATAACGCCTTTGGCAATCAGACAATGGATACCGGAATGTGGACGGAAACTGTTTTCCTGAATCCGACAGTAGATATAAGAATCGCCATACAGGCTACACTCACATTAATAATAGCTGGTACGTTAGCCGGATTATTCCCTGCCCGAAAAGCAGTCAGCATCCGACCAATCGAAGCACTTAGAGCAGATTAA
- a CDS encoding ABC transporter permease, whose translation MRIDMDTCEEILITITRNKTRSLLTAFGVFWGIFMLVALIGGGQGLEGMMKKNFEGFATNSGFLAAQKTGEAYKGFRKGRWWNLEAIDIERLRSQVKDVEVITPSIARWGSKAVYEDKKYDCSVKGLYPEYLHIESQEMAYGRFINEVDIQEARKVCVIGKRIYESLFKPGEDPCGKYIRVDGIYYQVIGMSSSEGDMNIQGRASEAVTLPFTTMQQTYNLGGRIDVICFTVKHGIKVSDVQPEMEQIIKAAHYIAPNDKQALMYLNAEAMFSMVDNLFTGINILVWMVGLGTLLAGAIGVSNIMMVTVKERTTEIGIRRAIGARPKDILQQILSESMVLTTIAGMCGISFAVMVLQLVEMGANADGGDVCFQITFGLAIGTCALLIALGMLAGLAPAYRAMAIKPIEAIRDE comes from the coding sequence ATGAGAATAGATATGGATACTTGTGAGGAAATCCTCATTACCATTACAAGAAATAAAACGAGAAGCCTGCTGACTGCATTCGGTGTTTTCTGGGGAATCTTTATGCTCGTCGCCCTGATCGGCGGCGGACAAGGACTGGAAGGCATGATGAAAAAGAACTTTGAAGGATTCGCGACCAACTCCGGCTTCCTTGCCGCGCAGAAAACGGGCGAAGCTTACAAAGGTTTCCGCAAAGGCAGATGGTGGAATCTGGAAGCTATCGACATCGAGCGCCTCCGTTCACAAGTCAAAGATGTGGAGGTCATTACTCCTTCCATTGCCCGTTGGGGTTCCAAAGCTGTATACGAAGATAAGAAATACGATTGCAGCGTGAAAGGATTATATCCGGAGTATCTCCACATCGAATCACAGGAAATGGCCTACGGCAGGTTTATCAACGAAGTGGATATACAGGAAGCGCGTAAAGTGTGTGTCATCGGAAAGCGTATCTATGAAAGCCTGTTCAAACCGGGAGAGGATCCTTGCGGAAAATACATACGTGTGGACGGAATTTATTATCAGGTAATCGGCATGTCTTCCTCCGAAGGGGATATGAACATACAGGGACGGGCTTCGGAAGCTGTCACCCTGCCCTTCACCACCATGCAGCAAACGTACAACTTAGGGGGACGGATCGATGTCATCTGCTTCACCGTGAAGCATGGCATCAAAGTGTCCGACGTACAACCGGAAATGGAGCAGATTATTAAAGCTGCGCATTATATCGCGCCTAACGACAAACAAGCACTTATGTACCTGAATGCGGAAGCAATGTTCTCGATGGTAGACAATCTGTTTACCGGCATCAACATACTGGTTTGGATGGTAGGATTGGGAACTCTGCTGGCAGGTGCCATCGGCGTATCTAATATTATGATGGTAACCGTGAAAGAACGTACCACCGAAATTGGCATCCGCCGGGCAATCGGCGCACGCCCCAAAGATATCCTGCAACAGATTCTATCGGAAAGTATGGTGCTTACCACTATTGCAGGAATGTGTGGAATCTCTTTTGCCGTCATGGTGTTGCAACTGGTAGAAATGGGAGCAAACGCCGACGGAGGAGACGTCTGTTTTCAGATTACCTTCGGACTGGCAATCGGCACTTGTGCTCTTCTGATCGCATTGGGAATGTTGGCAGGTCTGGCACCTGCTTACCGGGCTATGGCTATCAAACCGATTGAAGCTATCCGCGACGAATAA
- a CDS encoding efflux RND transporter periplasmic adaptor subunit yields MKKYLKITLLVVIAILLVGTFVFLYQKSKPKVITYEIVKPEVTDLQKTTVATGKVEPRDEILIKPQISGIIDKVYKEAGQAVKKGEVIAKVKVIPELGQLNSAESRVRLAEINATQAETDFARVKKLYEDQLISREEYEKSEVALKQAREERQTAKDNLEIVKEGITKNSASFSSTMIRSTIDGLILDVPVKAGNSVIMSNTFNDGTTIATVANMSDMIFRGNIDETEVGRIHEQMPIKLTIGALQNLTFNAILEYISPKGIETNGANQFEIKAAITIPDSVQIRSGYSANAEIVLQRASQVLAVPESTIEFNGDSTFVYIMTDSVPEQKFRRTQVTAGMSDGIKIEIKKGITAQDKIRGAEKKDK; encoded by the coding sequence ATGAAAAAGTATCTGAAAATCACATTATTGGTAGTCATTGCTATCCTTCTTGTCGGAACATTCGTATTCCTTTATCAGAAGTCTAAACCCAAGGTAATCACTTACGAAATAGTAAAACCGGAAGTCACCGACCTCCAAAAGACCACAGTGGCTACCGGAAAGGTGGAACCGAGAGACGAAATTTTAATCAAACCGCAGATTTCGGGTATCATCGACAAAGTGTATAAAGAAGCCGGACAAGCTGTGAAGAAAGGGGAAGTGATTGCCAAAGTAAAAGTAATCCCAGAACTCGGACAACTGAATTCTGCAGAAAGCCGTGTGCGCCTGGCAGAGATTAATGCAACACAGGCAGAAACGGATTTTGCCCGTGTAAAGAAGTTGTACGAAGATCAGCTGATTAGCCGGGAAGAATATGAGAAAAGTGAAGTAGCTTTGAAGCAGGCTCGTGAAGAAAGACAAACGGCTAAAGATAATCTGGAAATCGTAAAAGAAGGGATTACTAAAAATAGCGCATCGTTCAGTAGTACGATGATTCGTTCTACCATCGACGGGTTGATTCTGGATGTACCTGTAAAAGCCGGTAACTCTGTAATTATGAGTAACACGTTCAATGATGGAACCACAATTGCTACGGTAGCCAACATGAGCGACATGATTTTCCGCGGTAATATTGATGAAACGGAAGTGGGACGTATCCACGAACAAATGCCGATCAAGCTGACAATCGGAGCTTTGCAGAATCTGACATTCAACGCCATTTTGGAATATATCTCTCCGAAAGGGATAGAAACCAACGGTGCCAACCAATTTGAAATCAAAGCTGCAATTACTATTCCGGATTCCGTTCAGATTCGTTCCGGATATTCGGCTAATGCGGAAATCGTGTTGCAAAGGGCAAGTCAAGTATTGGCAGTGCCCGAAAGCACTATCGAGTTTAATGGCGACTCTACATTTGTGTACATCATGACAGATTCAGTGCCCGAACAAAAGTTCCGGCGTACACAGGTGACTGCCGGAATGAGTGATGGAATCAAGATAGAAATCAAGAAAGGAATAACTGCACAGGACAAAATACGGGGTGCAGAGAAAAAAGATAAATAA
- a CDS encoding TolC family protein, whose translation MKTIRKTISALLLAGVGITSIQAQNNSPQAWTLRQCIDYAIEHNIEIRQSANSVEANKVSVNTSKWTRLPNLSGSASQNWSWGRAASPIDNSYSDINSANTSFSLGTNVPIFTGLQLSNQYSLAKLDLKAAIEDLNKAKEDIAINVTSAYLQVLFNQELSKVAHNQVNLSKDQLKRIQGLHGVGKASPSEVAEAQARVAQDEMTAIQSDNMHKLSLLDLTQLLELPTPEGFVLESPKEELEFESLTPPDDIYTQALAYKPSIKAAEYRLQGSLNSIRIAQSAFYPQLSFSAGLGSNYYTVSGRSGNSFGSQIKNNLNKYVGFNLSIPIFNRFSTRNRVRTARLQQIDLSLRLDNAKKALYKEIQQAWYNALAAESKYNSSEVAVKANEESFRLMSEKFNNGKATFVEYNEAKLNLTRALSDKLQAKYDYLFRTKILDFYKGQVIE comes from the coding sequence ATGAAAACAATTCGTAAAACCATATCAGCCCTTCTGCTTGCCGGGGTCGGAATCACTTCTATCCAAGCGCAGAACAACTCTCCGCAAGCATGGACATTGCGGCAATGTATCGACTATGCCATCGAGCATAATATAGAGATTCGTCAATCCGCCAACAGTGTTGAAGCCAATAAAGTGAGTGTAAACACTAGCAAATGGACACGTCTTCCGAATTTGAGCGGTAGCGCCAGCCAAAACTGGAGTTGGGGACGTGCTGCTTCTCCGATAGATAACTCGTATAGTGACATTAACAGTGCCAATACCAGCTTCAGCTTGGGAACCAATGTACCTATATTTACCGGTTTGCAACTGTCTAACCAATATTCACTTGCCAAGTTGGATTTAAAAGCCGCTATAGAAGATTTGAATAAAGCCAAAGAAGACATTGCAATCAATGTCACTTCCGCTTATTTGCAGGTTTTATTCAACCAAGAATTAAGTAAGGTAGCCCATAATCAGGTAAATTTAAGCAAAGACCAGCTAAAGCGTATCCAAGGGCTCCACGGAGTAGGTAAAGCGTCCCCTTCTGAAGTGGCCGAAGCACAAGCCCGTGTCGCACAGGACGAAATGACTGCTATACAATCAGACAATATGCACAAGTTGTCATTATTAGACCTCACCCAGCTTTTGGAATTACCTACGCCTGAAGGATTCGTGCTCGAAAGTCCTAAGGAAGAACTTGAGTTCGAATCTCTCACTCCACCGGATGATATATATACACAGGCTCTTGCTTACAAGCCAAGTATTAAGGCTGCAGAATACCGTTTGCAAGGTAGCCTTAATAGCATTCGTATTGCTCAAAGTGCATTCTATCCACAACTCTCTTTCAGCGCCGGTTTGGGTAGCAATTACTATACGGTGAGCGGAAGATCAGGAAACAGCTTCGGCAGTCAGATAAAGAACAACCTGAATAAGTATGTAGGGTTCAACTTGAGCATTCCGATCTTTAATCGTTTTTCTACACGAAACCGGGTACGTACCGCGCGTTTACAACAAATAGACTTATCTTTGAGATTGGATAACGCAAAGAAAGCACTCTACAAAGAGATTCAGCAGGCTTGGTATAATGCTCTAGCTGCAGAAAGCAAATACAATTCCAGTGAAGTGGCAGTGAAAGCCAACGAGGAGTCTTTCCGCCTGATGAGCGAAAAGTTCAATAACGGCAAAGCTACCTTTGTAGAATATAATGAAGCCAAACTTAATCTGACTAGGGCTCTTTCGGATAAGTTGCAAGCAAAATATGACTATCTGTTCCGGACTAAAATTCTGGATTTCTACAAAGGACAAGTCATTGAATAA
- a CDS encoding DUF4476 domain-containing protein, with amino-acid sequence MRKIIISFCILFAALSLQAQSVNGIRIDGGNTPILVYLGGNQICLPTTTCFVANLKSGYYTVEVYATRFTRPGERVWKGERLYNERVYFKGSGVMEIMVNGRDEMRPDNRPGRPEHGGHRPVYDRYDRVMNKQLFQAFFDNVKNEPFEKDRIALINAALASSDFTADQCLQLVKFYAFDNERMKIMKMIYPRIVDKEAFFMVINSLTFSSNKKKMYDFVKEYSEH; translated from the coding sequence ATGCGTAAGATTATAATAAGTTTCTGCATCCTGTTCGCTGCCCTTTCCTTACAAGCACAGTCTGTTAACGGAATCCGCATTGACGGTGGGAATACTCCGATACTTGTTTACCTGGGAGGAAACCAAATCTGTTTGCCAACTACCACTTGTTTCGTTGCTAATTTGAAATCGGGCTATTATACCGTCGAAGTGTATGCCACCCGGTTTACCCGGCCCGGTGAACGAGTATGGAAAGGGGAAAGATTGTACAATGAACGTGTTTATTTCAAAGGAAGCGGTGTAATGGAAATAATGGTGAATGGACGTGATGAGATGCGTCCGGACAACAGACCCGGACGTCCGGAACACGGTGGACATCGCCCGGTTTATGATCGGTATGACAGGGTAATGAACAAACAGCTTTTTCAAGCGTTTTTTGATAATGTCAAGAATGAGCCTTTCGAGAAAGATCGCATTGCGTTAATCAATGCTGCATTGGCTAGTTCTGATTTTACGGCCGATCAATGTCTTCAGTTGGTGAAATTCTATGCGTTCGATAATGAGCGAATGAAGATTATGAAAATGATATATCCGCGGATTGTGGATAAAGAGGCTTTCTTTATGGTGATTAATAGTCTGACATTTTCTTCTAACAAAAAAAAGATGTATGATTTTGTGAAGGAATACAGTGAGCATTGA
- a CDS encoding S1 RNA-binding domain-containing protein, whose protein sequence is MSIELGKFNQLEVVKEVDFGVYLDGGEEGEILLPTRYVPEDCKIGDILNVFLYLDMDERLIATTLTPLVQVGQFACLEVSWVNQYGAFLNWGLMKDLFVPFREQKMKMQVGRKYVVHAHVDEESYRIVASAKVERYLSKEKPEYASGAEVNILIWQKTDLGFKAIIDDMYSGLLYENEIFCPLETGMEMKAFVKQVREDGKVDLILQKPGFEKIDDFSKTLLEYIKEHGGRINLNDKSPAEDIYGTFGVSKKTFKKGVGDLYKKRLITLHEDGIVLADS, encoded by the coding sequence ATGAGCATCGAATTAGGAAAGTTCAACCAGCTTGAAGTCGTGAAAGAAGTCGATTTCGGCGTATATCTCGACGGTGGGGAAGAAGGTGAGATTTTGTTGCCTACCCGTTATGTGCCCGAGGATTGTAAGATAGGGGATATTTTGAATGTGTTTCTTTATCTGGATATGGATGAGAGGCTGATTGCTACGACACTGACCCCGTTAGTGCAAGTCGGACAGTTTGCTTGTCTGGAAGTCTCCTGGGTAAATCAATACGGAGCTTTCCTGAACTGGGGATTGATGAAAGACCTGTTTGTGCCGTTCCGTGAGCAGAAGATGAAAATGCAGGTTGGACGGAAGTATGTGGTTCATGCACATGTGGATGAAGAGAGTTATCGTATTGTAGCTTCGGCAAAAGTGGAACGTTATCTGTCGAAAGAAAAGCCGGAATATGCTTCGGGAGCAGAGGTGAATATTCTTATCTGGCAGAAGACGGACTTAGGCTTTAAGGCAATTATAGATGATATGTATAGCGGTTTGTTGTATGAAAATGAAATATTCTGTCCGTTGGAGACAGGGATGGAGATGAAAGCTTTTGTGAAACAGGTGCGTGAAGATGGCAAGGTAGATTTGATTCTTCAGAAACCCGGTTTTGAAAAGATTGACGATTTTTCGAAAACGCTGCTAGAATATATCAAAGAGCACGGGGGACGAATCAACTTGAATGATAAAAGCCCTGCGGAAGATATCTACGGCACGTTTGGTGTCAGCAAGAAAACCTTTAAGAAAGGAGTGGGCGACTTGTATAAGAAACGTCTGATTACCTTGCACGAGGATGGCATTGTTTTGGCGGATTCCTAA